A genomic window from Cricetulus griseus strain 17A/GY chromosome 4, alternate assembly CriGri-PICRH-1.0, whole genome shotgun sequence includes:
- the Ackr4 gene encoding atypical chemokine receptor 4: MKQLGAMALEQNQSMEYYYEDNEMNDTYDYSQYEAICIKEEVRQFAKVFLPAFFTIAFVIGLAGNSVVVAIYTYYKKQRTKTDVYILNLAVADLLLLVTLPFWAVNAVHGWILGKMMCKITSALYTVNFVSGMQFLACISIDRYWAITKAPSQSGAGRPCWIICCCVWVAAILLSIPQLVFYTVNHNARCTPIFPHHLGTSLKASIQMLEICIGFVVPFLIMGVCYAITARTLIKTPNIKKSRPLKVLLTVVIVFIVTQLPYNIVKFCQAIDAIYLLITNCDMSKRIDVAIQVTESIALFHSCLNPVLYVFMGASFKNYIMKVAKKYGSWRRQRQNVEEIPFDSEGPTEPTSSFTI, encoded by the coding sequence CTTGGTGCCATGGCTCTGGAGCAGAACCAGTCAATGGAATACTACTATGAGGACAACGAGATGAATGACACGTATGACTACAGCCAGTATGAAGCAATCTGCATAAAAGAAGAGGTCAGGCAGTTTGCAAAAGTCTTCCTCCCTGCCTTCTTCACAATAGCCTTTGTCATTGGACTGGCAGGGAATTCCGTAGTTGTGGCAATTTACACCTATTACAAAAAACAGAGGACCAAGACGGATGTGTACATCCTGAATCTGGCTGTGGCAGACTTGTTGCTTCTGGTCACGTTGCCTTTCTGGGCAGTTAATGCAGTTCATGGGTGGATTCTAGGGAAAATGATGTGCAAAATAACTTCGGCCCTGTACACGGTAAACTTTGTCTCTGGGATGCAGTTTCTGGCTTGTATCAGCATTGACAGATATTGGGCAATCACTAAGGCCCCCAGCCAGTCAGGAGCCGGGAGACCCTGCTGGATCATATGTTGCTGTGTGTGGGTGGCTGCTATCTTGCTGAGCATACCCCAGCTGGTTTTTTATACTGTCAATCACAATGCCAGGTGCACTCCCATCTTTCCCCACCACTTAGGAACGTCCCTGAAAGCATCCATTCAGATGCTGGAAATCTGCATCGGCTTTGTGGTTCCCTTTCTTATCATGGGGGTGTGCTATGCCATCACTGCAAGGACACTCATCAAGACGCCCAACATTAAAAAGTCCCGTCCCCTCAAGGTTCTGCTCACAGTGGTTATAGTTTTCATTGTCACTCAGCTGCCTTATAACATTGTCAAGTTCTGCCAAGCCATAGATGCCATCTACTTGCTGATCACCAACTGCGACATGAGCAAACGCATAGATGTTGCCATCCAAGTCACAGAGAGCATTGCGCTATTCCATAGCTGCCTCAACCCTGTCCTGTATGTCTTCATGGGTGCCTCTTTCAAAAACTATATCATGAAAGTGGCCAAGAAATATGGATcctggagaagacagagacagaacgtGGAGGAAATTCCTTTTGATTCTGAGGGTCCTACAGAGCCAACCAGTTCTTTtaccatttaa